The proteins below are encoded in one region of Acidobacteriota bacterium:
- a CDS encoding energy transducer TonB, whose product MADQSKKPAAAPASSQPSLPSEVFLQEHFEDSGLKKNYPFILIAVVLHLILFIITFPEIKYQIQAPKNTRKVMMVRRYTPPPPPQKQRKKIERKLVKKVPLPDPTPEEPEPIIEPEPDPDPPPIDPDVEILIGEPEPPPATGPLMPGVAGVTDPELIPETKVEPEFPELARRARIQGKVILQVVVRKDGTVGDIQVFKEPAANLGFSEAAINAVSQWRYHPARQNGRPVDVFITVVVNFTIE is encoded by the coding sequence ATGGCCGATCAGTCGAAGAAACCAGCCGCGGCGCCTGCCTCCTCGCAGCCCTCCTTGCCCAGCGAGGTTTTCCTCCAGGAGCACTTCGAGGATTCGGGGCTGAAAAAGAACTACCCCTTCATCCTCATTGCGGTCGTGCTCCACCTGATCCTCTTCATCATCACCTTCCCCGAGATCAAGTACCAGATTCAGGCGCCGAAGAACACGCGCAAGGTGATGATGGTCCGGCGCTACACGCCGCCGCCGCCGCCGCAGAAGCAGCGCAAGAAGATCGAGCGCAAGCTGGTCAAAAAGGTGCCGCTGCCCGATCCCACGCCCGAGGAGCCGGAACCGATCATCGAGCCGGAGCCGGATCCTGATCCTCCGCCGATCGATCCCGATGTCGAAATTCTGATCGGCGAGCCCGAGCCGCCTCCGGCCACCGGGCCGCTGATGCCGGGAGTCGCCGGCGTGACGGATCCCGAATTGATTCCGGAAACCAAGGTCGAGCCGGAGTTCCCCGAACTGGCGCGCCGGGCGAGGATCCAGGGCAAGGTGATTCTCCAGGTCGTGGTCCGCAAGGACGGAACCGTGGGAGACATCCAGGTCTTCAAGGAGCCGGCGGCGAACCTCGGTTTTTCCGAGGCGGCGATCAACGCGGTCAGCCAGTGGCGCTACCATCCCGCTCGGCAGAATGGCCGTCCGGTGGATGTGTTCATCACCGTCGTCGTCAACTTCACCATCGAGTAG
- a CDS encoding biopolymer transporter ExbD, protein MGKLTDKATKMDAEITSSSMADIAFLLIIFFMVTTVFSATKGLDFKLPSDDQTPPSTEKEEAIFFKVLEDGSFLMDGRPAVREDIMPYIGPKLERWPEKPIILYARRQAPYKAMVTVYDELQKTTLPPERGGLGLSKLPNISIPTNREIQQYIALFGINPFEEQ, encoded by the coding sequence ATGGGTAAGCTCACCGACAAAGCCACCAAGATGGACGCCGAGATCACCTCGTCCTCGATGGCGGACATCGCCTTCCTGCTGATCATCTTCTTCATGGTCACCACGGTCTTCTCGGCGACCAAGGGCCTGGATTTCAAGCTGCCCTCCGATGACCAGACGCCTCCTTCCACGGAGAAAGAGGAGGCGATTTTCTTCAAGGTGCTCGAGGACGGTTCCTTCCTGATGGATGGAAGGCCCGCGGTACGGGAGGACATCATGCCGTACATCGGTCCGAAGCTCGAGCGCTGGCCGGAAAAACCGATCATTCTCTACGCGCGGCGCCAGGCTCCCTACAAGGCCATGGTCACGGTCTACGACGAGTTGCAGAAGACCACGCTACCGCCGGAACGGGGAGGCTTGGGCCTGAGCAAGCTGCCGAACATCTCGATTCCCACCAACCGGGAGATTCAGCAGTACATCGCCCTGTTCGGGATCAATCCGTTCGAGGAGCAGTAG
- a CDS encoding biopolymer transporter ExbD gives MAFIKRSKAIPANIPTASMADIAFLLIIFFMVTTKFDVDRTRVKLPKSTVRNEVPKGSAYVVVAKDAAGLFSYKFSDGEQMSRPVADVTLLEAEVNAVAARDPGKPFVIKAESDTPYEDIDTALDILRQAGVENVVLLTEQRTVNDVD, from the coding sequence ACCGCTTCGATGGCGGACATCGCCTTTCTGCTGATCATCTTCTTCATGGTCACCACCAAGTTCGACGTGGATCGGACGCGGGTCAAGCTCCCCAAGTCCACGGTGCGCAACGAGGTGCCGAAAGGCTCGGCCTACGTGGTGGTCGCGAAGGATGCGGCGGGTTTGTTCAGTTACAAGTTCTCGGACGGGGAGCAGATGTCCCGGCCGGTGGCTGACGTGACCCTGCTCGAGGCGGAAGTCAACGCCGTCGCGGCCCGGGATCCGGGCAAGCCCTTCGTGATCAAGGCGGAATCCGACACCCCCTACGAAGATATCGACACCGCGCTCGACATTCTGCGCCAGGCCGGCGTCGAGAATGTCGTCCTGCTGACCGAGCAGCGCACGGTCAATGACGTGGATTAG